The DNA window ACAGACCCCCAAAAGCTGTCTCTCAAATCCAAGATGTAAATACAGgtactttatcttttttttttttttttaagtttgtgatTCAAGATTGTTGCCAGGACTGGAGGGCAGATCTACCTCACAGATTTCCACCAGATGTACCTGCCTCGGTTTCCCCCAGGGTGTACACAGTATTGAGCCGTAGAGACTGCTCGGGGAGGCATCACCCAACCCTGCCCTGCCAGCCACAGCAAACTCAGGCAGCAGCCCAGCTCCTCCTTCAGTGGACGCCAGGACCCGCAGGAAGGACGGGAGCGGGCTGGCCCAGGTGTCCCTCCTTCCCCGCGCACAGTGGCAACTTAGGGATGGAGTGCGTGCGGACTTTGTGGTTGGGCCTGGCGTTGGCGCTGGTGCTGGGGTCCCGGGCGGTGCGCGGTCACCCTCAGCCCTGTGGGGTTGCCACACGCTCCGGGGGCTCCGTGCGCCTGGTTGTGCTCCTGCCCCGCGCGCCTGCCGCCCGCGCCCGCGCCCTGGCCGCCCTGGCCACCCCCGCGCCACGGCTGCTGCACAACGTGAGTCTGGAACTGGTGGCCGTCGCGTCCCCTGCCCGGGACCCTGCGTCGCTGGCCCGAGGTCTGTGCCAGCTCCTGGCACCCCCCGGCGTGGTGGCCTCGGTAGCCTTCCCCGAGGCGCGGCCCGAGCTGCGCCTGCTGCAGTTCCTGGCGGCCGCCACGGAGACCCCAGTGCTGAGCGTCCTGCGGAGGGAGGCGCGCGCGCCCCTCGGAGTCCCGGTACGCGGGGGAGCGTGGGGGACACTGGGGTGCGGGGACGGGAAGCAACCGGGAGCCCCACACTTCTTCAACCAGGGGATGGAGAGGACCCCTGTCCCAGTCCTTCCCTCCTAAGCACGTCTTGGCTAGGAAGGTGCGCCAATGTGCTTTCCCTGGGCTTGAGCAGTGTGGGAAATCCTCCCGGAAGCCCATCTTTCCCTCCCACAGGTCCCTACAGGCTAGGCAATTCCCTAACCCACAGCTCTCTGGTGGCCTCCAGCCCCAGGTCAGCACTGGTCATCCCCATCTCCGCATATCCCATCCTtgatatgtctttttttttaatatttaatgttttgagatagtctctcactgtgtagaccaggctagtcctgaattcacagaaattcacctgcctctactccctgagtcctgggattaaaggaatgcagcATTACACCCAGCTAGGTTGTTTCTTCATACGAGGTCTCTTGTTGCTTCATCCGGGGACCCTGGGACATAGGAGATCTGAGGTCTTCCTCAATAACCTGTCATGAGATTGCATCCACCGAGACCCTAGCCCAAGAGGAAGGCCGGTGACCCATGTTCCTGGACTCCCTGTATCCCCTAAGGCTCCTTGGTCTGGTGGGAGATTGGAAACCCAAGCTAATGACCGCCCCTGCTCTGGGAACTGCACTCATCTGTGCTTCCAGCCTCTGAGCCAGTCCTGCATCCTCTGGGGTTGGCCTTGCTGGCCTCCCTCCACAGAGCTGTGGTATCCTTATGTGTTCCTAAGCACAGTGTCCCTGCCAGGCAGCACCCAGTGGTATTTGGGTGTCTTCCAGGGCTGCTGTGTATTCCAAATGTGAAACACAACCCCCCAAGAACTTTCTGAGTGTGCTGAATACCAACCTGAGCAGGTGGGGTAGAACTAGGTCAGGActgaagtggggagggagggggggagggagggagagagagagagagagagagaaagagagagggggaggagaggagagagaactgaAGTTTGGGAGAGCTCAAGAGAAATGCAAAGTTCTCCTTGGATAATGTCAAGGTCTATGTAGAGAAGAGACAACAGAGCTGGGCTTTGAAGGATGTATAGGAGTTGATTGGTATATATAGAGAAAGGTATCATAGCTGGTGGAATgctacatgcaaaaaaaaaaaaaaaaaaaaaaaaaaaccaaaaaaacaagggAAAGCTGGGGCTGGGGTTCATTTGGTAAAATTTTTGTCCAGTATGCATAAAGTCCTGGATTCCATCTCAGCATGGCACAACCTGGAAGTAGCAAtgcatgcttgtcatcccagGGTTCTGgacatagaggcaggaggatcatgagttcaaggttgtCCTTAATTACacttagcaagttcaagaccagcctggggcGGGGGGAGCAGGTACTGGGGAGCCACGGCTGGGTTTAGAGCATGGGTAAGCTGAAGGGGCCAGGATGATTGATGCCCAGCTCTCAAGAGGACACCTTGACAGGGTGGGGTGGAGATGGTGTCGTGAATACAAAGATCACCAGCCAGTCCTGACTGGAACCACCTCTTCCCAGACCCCGTTCCACCTGCAGCTGGACTGGGCCAGTCCTCTGGAAACCATACTGGATGTGCTGGTGTCCCTGTTACAGGCACATGCCTGGGAGGACATTGCTCTAGTACTATGCCGTGTCCGGGACCCTGGTGGCCTTGTGACACTCTGGACTAGCCGTGCTGGCCAGGCCCCAAAGTTCGTGCTGGACCTGAGCCGGCTGGACAGTGGGAATGAGAGCCTTCGGGTTGGACTGGCCCTGCTGGGGTcgctggagggaggggagagccTAGTGCCGGCAGCTGTTCTCCTCGGTTGCAGTGCTGCCCGTGCACATGAGGTTCTGGAGGCTGCGCCACCGGGTCCCCAATGGTTACTGGGCACACCGCTGCCTGCTGAGGCACTGCCCACAGCTGGCCTTCCACCTGGGGTGCTGGCGCTGGGGGAAATCAAACGACCCTCACTGGAAGCTGCCATCCATGACACGGTAGAGCTTGTGGCACGGGCACTCAGCAGCATGGCCCTTGTGCACCCAGAGCATGTCCTGCTTCCAGCTGTGGCCGGCTGTGAGGACCTGAAACCAGGTGGATCTGAGTCATCTGGTCAAACCTTGGTTCGGTGAGTAGGGTCCAGCTTAGGGGAAGGAGGCACTCTGGCATTGTCCCCTGTGTGTCAGGAGGTGGGTGCCCCAGTAGGAACAGAACCTAGACAGTTGGGTGGCTGTACCTCCATCCTCAGGACTAGAGCTCCCATGGATTCCAGGGGATGCTAGCTGAGCAAGGAGCAGGTCTCTCAGAGTTCTGACAATCCCTACCCTTTATATTCCCCAGATTTCTGAGCAACACCTCCTTCCAGGGCCGAACAGGGACTGTGTGGGTGACAGGCTCCTCTCAGGTGCACGTGTCTCGGCACTTCAAGGTGTGGAGCCTGCGCCGAGATCCGCTGGGTGCCCCAGCGTGGGCAACAGTGGGCAGCTGGCAGGATGGACAGCTGGACTTTGAGCCGGGCGCAGCTGCTATCCGTGTCCCATCTCCATCTGGCACCGAGGCACGGCCCAAGCTACGAGTGGTAACTCTGGTGGAACACCCATTTGTGTTCACCAGGGAATCCGATGAAGATGGGCAGTGCCCAGCTGGGCAACTGTGTCTAGATTCAGGCACCAATGACTCAGCCAGGTTGGATGCGCTGTTTGCAGCATTAGCCAATGGTTCAGTACCCCGCTCACTGAGAAGATGTTGTTATGGCTACTGTATTGACCTTCTGGAGCGGCTGGCGGAGGACCTGGCCTTTGATTTTGAGCTCTATATTGTGGGGGATGGCAAATATGGGGCCCTGCGTGATGGGCGCTGGACAGGCCTGGTGGGTGACCTGTTGGCCGGCCGGGCACATATGGCTGTGACCAGCTTCAGTATTAACTCAGCTCGGTCCCAGGTGGTGGATTTCACCAGCCCTTTCTTCTCCACCAGCCTGGGCATCATGGTGCGCACACGAGACACAGCCTCGCCTATCGGGGCCTTCATGTGGCCCTTGCACTGGTCCATGTGGGTGGGTGTTTTTGCTGCCCTGCATCTCACAGCGCTCTTCCTTACCCTGTATGAATGGCGAAGCCCCTACGGACTCACACCTCGTGGCCGCAACCGTGGTACTGTCTTCTCCTACTCCTCTGCACTCAACCTCTGCTATGCCATCCTCTTTGGACGCACTGTGTCCAGCAAGACACCCAAGTGTCCTACCGGACGCTTCCTCATGAACCTCTGGGCAATCTTCTGCCTCCTGGTGCTGTCCAGCTACACGGCCAACCTGGCTGCGGTCATGGTTGGGGACAAGACCTTTGAGGAGCTGTCTGGAATCCATGACCCCAAGGTGGGGGAAAGCTGAGGGGCTAAGGGTTATAGTCAGGGTGGGGTAAGCACTGGGATTGGCAGGAATGGGTGACTACTAACACACTCCCTTCTCTAGTAACTCGCTTAATTGCAGTGCCTGAAATGGATTCCAAGCCCTTGTCCCATGCTCCACCCCtgaccacaccccagcccctcactggggaattctaggtgGGGCTCCACCCCTGGTTGacacctccattttttttttccagacagggtttctctgtgtagctttggaggctgtcctggaactccccctgtagaccaggctggtcttgaactcatagaggtcctcctgcctctgcctctgcctccctagtgctgggattaaaggtgtgtcccaccaatACCAGGCTCCAGACACCTCTGTTCTTAAGCAccagttctttaaaaaacaaaaactaccccCACTGCAGGGATGACAGGCACGCTGAAGCCCATGtgggtttatttcacctttcaTATTTTTGGAGTTCATGGTATTTCTCACAGCTCCTCCCCTCTTTGGGATGTAGCTGGTCAAGTTCTGCGGATATCCTGCTCCAGCCTTGTGCTCCCCTGCAACTAGGTCTGCCCGATGCTCTAGGCACCAAAGTGGTAGATGGCCCCGTGGCCAGGTGAGGACTGCGGGTGGGGAATGAGAGCAGAATTGGCGTGTCTCTGGGGTTCCCAATAGAGCATTTGTAGAGTTGATGGTACTGAATCTGAGCTTAGTGCGAGGTCTCTGCACGATCAAGCAAGCCCTGTTGGGGGGCGCAGGCTGCTGGCTGAGCACTCCTCCTCCGCAGCTGCACCACCCTTCCCAAGGATTCCGCTTCGGCACTGTGTGGGAGAGCAGCGCGGAGGCCTACATCAAGGCGAGCTTTCCTgagatgcatgcacacatgcggCGCCACAGCGCACCCACCACTCCACACGGAGTGGCTATGCTCACGTGAGTCTGTGGGGTACTGTGCGGtgtcagaggtctgcctgccccTCAGAGCCTGCTGACCTTGAGCCATCCTGCCCCACAGGAGTGACCCACCCAAGCTCAACGCCTTCATCATGGACAAGTCACTACTGGATTACGAGGTATCCATTGATGCGGACTGCAAGCTGCTCACTGTGGGCAAACCCTTCGCCATTGAGGGTGAGTGCGTAGTGGCGTTGTTCCGGGGATCCCAGACCCCGGCTGTGGGTGCATGCAGCTCTAGTGGAGCCACTTCCCACCGGTTCAACCTCTCCAGGCTACGGCATAGGGCTGCCCCAGAACTCTCCGCTCACCTCCAACCTGTCGGAGTTCATCAGTCGCTATAAGTCCTCAGGCTTCATTGACCTGCTCCACGACAAGTGGTACAAGATGGTACCTTGCGGGAAGCGGGTGTTCGCCGTGACGGAGGTGGGCAGGCGCTCGGGGAACAGGGTGGGGAGCTACCGTGAGCATTCCTGCTTGCCCTACACAGCCCCAGCACCCCTTCCTTCACGAGATTTCCCTGCCTAGCTGCCCTGCCCAGAGGTCCACATCCTGACGCCCTGTGGGGACCTTGCTGCCGTCCACAGACGCTGCAGATGGGGGTCTACCACTTCTCGGGGCTCTTCGTACTGCTGTGCCTCGGGCTGGGCAGCGCACTCCTCAGCTCCCTGGGTGAGCATGTCTTCTACCGCCTGGTGTTGCCACGCATCCGCAGGGGCAACAAGCTGCAGTACTGGCTTCACACGAGCCAGGTGAGTCGACAGGGACAGAGTGGGGTGGGTGGAGCATCCCAGGCGCCCACTGACACACTTGTCTGTGTCTCTAGAAGATCCACCGAGCCCTCAACACCGGGACACCGGTGGGGCAACAGGAGAGGGTGGAGCAGGAGATCAGGTGAGCACGAGGCTGGGAGAGGCAGGGTGGGGTGTGTCACAGGCCAGGCAGGTGGCCAGGTGGGCTGCATGGGGgcacttccttctctctgtcctaGCGGCCCCGAGGAGGAGCAACTGCGTGCAGCAGAGGGTGCAGGGCGCTGGAGGCGGGTGCGTAGGGCGGTAGAACGAGAGCGAGAGCGGCGCGTGCGTTTCCTGCTGGAAACCAAAGAGGCCAGTGGGGACCCGTGGCTCTGCTCCAACGGGCCTGGGCCGCAAGCCGAGCTGCGGGAGCTGGAGCTGCGCATTGAGGCGGCGCGGGAGCGGCTGCGCACTGCACTGCTGCGGCGCGGGGAGCTGCGTGCCCGACTAGGGGACTGCGCCAGGCTCCGGCCACTGCGCCTGATGCAGGCGCCCCCCACGGAAAGTTGAAGGACCACACAGCTGCGCCGTCCACGACAGTTTATTCTATATACAAACACGACTCTGTACACTGCAATTAAATAGCGTTGAACGTGCGCCCCGCGTCCTGAGCCGCCACCTGCGAGTCGGGCCCGGGCGCTCGGCCCTGCGCGGGCAGGCGTCATGTGGGAGGCACTGGGGAGCACCAGGCGGCCGCGGCCATGAGCCCACCGCACCTTGCCGCCCTGTCCCGGCCGCTTCCAGAACCTTCGCCTTGCCGCCAGCCCCTCTCCCTGCAGACCACTGCTCTCAGGCTCCGGCCGCGGCCCCGCCGGGAGCCGGGCACAGAGTCGGTGCTTTCAGGACCCAGCAGGCGCCAGCGCATCCTCCTGAGGGACCCCGGGGTCGGGGTGCGCGTTGTCCGGGGTGCTGGGGGCCGCTGGCCGCCGCTCCAGCAATGAGGCGCTCAAGCCCGATAGGAAGGACGCGTCCGAGATGATGGCGGCAGTCTCCGCAACCCAGCCTAGGTCACTGCCGGATACTGAGGCGGCAGCACCCAGCGAGCCAGGCCCAGATGCCCCGCCTGCGGGTGAGGAGCTGGAGCTGGGGCCCAGGGCTAGCGGAGGGCCAGGATCGGGGGCGGCAGGGGAGCCAGAGTTGTTGTTGAGGTCGTCAGGCAGTGCCGTGGGGGTTCCGGGGCCCAGCTGAGGTGTCTGCAATAGCATCTCCTGGATGCGGATCTGCTGCAGGATGGCCGGCAACTCATAGTGGTGGAAGAAGTAGATCATGgaatgctgggggggggggcaggtgagTGAGGCTGGCTCCATGAAGCCAGCCAGTGGGGGGCGGGGGACGGACAGTGGGGCAGGGGCAGCTCTCACCTGGATGAAGAGCCAGGAGGTGACCAGGGCCAGGCTGCTGTACTGCCCGTTGAAGCGGTAGTGGTAGGCGTAGAAGGCGAAGTGGTACAAGTAGAAGAACCTGCCAGGACAGAGAAGCTACCCTGCCAGACAGGCCCCTCCCCGACCCACCCAGATGCACCCCTGACCCCATTCCCCACCAGAGGCCACCTCCACCCAACCCCTCCTTCCGACCATGCCCCATGCCCACCTCAGCCAGTGCCGCTTGCTGGTGTTGGTGTGGCAGCAGATGGCATCATACTGGTCAGCCAGCCACACGATGAGGATGATGTAGAAGGCCGTGGTGGTGTCATTGAAAAACTCAGACATGATGGCTTCCATTCCTGCGGGGACAGGCGGCAGGGTTGGCGCGGGTGGGGCAGGGCGGGGGCAGGGGCGCAGTGGGGGTCCTCACCGACGAGGGCCAAGATGACGGTCAGCAAGGGTGCTGCGGGGAAGGCGATGGCCATGTTCATCTCCAGCATCTGTAGCAGGTCCACTGCGGGCACAGGGCGGCCGCCCGTGAGGGCCTGGGgagagcccaccccacccccggccGGCCAGGACTCACCGATGAAGACGAAGATCTGGTGGTGCGAGTAGCGCAGCAGCATGGACACACTGAGGGTCTGCGGGCGGGCGGGCGGGGTCAGGGAGTGGAGCCCAGGGAGCTGACCCCAGCCCAGAAGGCCCCGCCCCAGGGTCGCCAGCCACTCCCATTCACTCACAAAGATGACCATGATGACAAAGGCGGCTAGATAAGATGTGCGTGCCATCCACATGCTGACAAAGCGGTAGTGCTCCCCAGACACCACATTCCTCAGAAAGCCTGGGGGAGGCAGCTGTGAGCAAAGGGGACCACcatccttccccaccccactTATCCCCTCCACTCCGGGAGCCCCACCCTTGTTCTCCTCATTCTCTGCCAGGCCCTTCACACTGGACATGAGGATGTCATCATAGCCCAGAAACTCGTCCAGCAACAGGCGGCTAAAGCGGTCCCCGAAGCACTGGTCCCGTGTGGGATCTGCAATTGGGTCAATATTGGTCACAGAGGCCAGGGAGCCCTCTGTTTTCCTTGGCCTAGCCCCAGCCTACCAGGGTGACCAGGCTGCCTCACCTAGGGTGACCACCATGACTGGGATGCTCAGGCGCTGGCGCGTGGCCTGTGACAGCCGCAGAAAGCCATATTCCAGTGAGTATTCCACGATATACTCATCCTGCGGCCATActacagagacagggacagagtggTCAGCTGGCTCCACTCTCGATATGGCCTTGCCACCCTCCCTGTCTGGCCCCCGCACACCTTTTGTTGGCGTCTCAGGGAATGGGAAGTCCTGGC is part of the Cricetulus griseus strain 17A/GY chromosome 5, alternate assembly CriGri-PICRH-1.0, whole genome shotgun sequence genome and encodes:
- the Grin3b gene encoding glutamate receptor ionotropic, NMDA 3B isoform X2; translation: MECVRTLWLGLALALVLGSRAVRGHPQPCGVATRSGGSVRLVVLLPRAPAARARALAALATPAPRLLHNVSLELVAVASPARDPASLARGLCQLLAPPGVVASVAFPEARPELRLLQFLAAATETPVLSVLRREARAPLGVPTPFHLQLDWASPLETILDVLVSLLQAHAWEDIALVLCRVRDPGGLVTLWTSRAGQAPKFVLDLSRLDSGNESLRVGLALLGSLEGGESLVPAAVLLGCSAARAHEVLEAAPPGPQWLLGTPLPAEALPTAGLPPGVLALGEIKRPSLEAAIHDTVELVARALSSMALVHPEHVLLPAVAGCEDLKPGGSESSGQTLVRFLSNTSFQGRTGTVWVTGSSQVHVSRHFKVWSLRRDPLGAPAWATVGSWQDGQLDFEPGAAAIRVPSPSGTEARPKLRVVTLVEHPFVFTRESDEDGQCPAGQLCLDSGTNDSARLDALFAALANGSVPRSLRRCCYGYCIDLLERLAEDLAFDFELYIVGDGKYGALRDGRWTGLVGDLLAGRAHMAVTSFSINSARSQVVDFTSPFFSTSLGIMVRTRDTASPIGAFMWPLHWSMWVGVFAALHLTALFLTLYEWRSPYGLTPRGRNRGTVFSYSSALNLCYAILFGRTVSSKTPKCPTGRFLMNLWAIFCLLVLSSYTANLAAVMVGDKTFEELSGIHDPKLHHPSQGFRFGTVWESSAEAYIKASFPEMHAHMRRHSAPTTPHGVAMLTSDPPKLNAFIMDKSLLDYEVSIDADCKLLTVGKPFAIEGYGIGLPQNSPLTSNLSEFISRYKSSGFIDLLHDKWYKMVPCGKRVFAVTETLQMGVYHFSGLFVLLCLGLGSALLSSLGEHVFYRLVLPRIRRGNKLQYWLHTSQVSRQGQSGVGGASQAPTDTLVCVSRRSTEPSTPGHRWGNRRGWSRRSGEHEAGRGRVGCVTGQAGGQVGCMGALPSLCPSGPEEEQLRAAEGAGRWRRVRRAVERERERRVRFLLETKEASGDPWLCSNGPGPQAELRELELRIEAARERLRTALLRRGELRARLGDCARLRPLRLMQAPPTES
- the Tmem259 gene encoding membralin isoform X2 (The sequence of the model RefSeq protein was modified relative to this genomic sequence to represent the inferred CDS: added 72 bases not found in genome assembly), which codes for MAVTYSRLFPPAFRRLFEFFVLLKALFVLFVLAYIHIVFSRSPINCLEHVRDRWPREGVLRVEVRHNSSRAPVVLQFCDGGLSGLELEPGGLELEEEELTMDMFNNSSIKFELDIEPKVFKPPGGTDALNDSQDFPFPETPTKVWPQDEYIVEYSLEYGFLRLSQATRQRLSIPVMVVTLDPTRDQCFGDRFSRLLLDEFLGYDDILMSSVKGLAENEENKGFLRNVVSGEHYRFVSMWMARTSYLAAFVIMVIFTLSVSMLLRYSHHQIFVFIGESWPAGGGVGSPQALTGGRPVPAVDLLQMLEMNMAIAFPAAPLLTVILALVGMEAIMSEFFNDTTTAFYIILIVWLADQYDAICCHTNTSKRHWLRFFYLYHFAFYAYHYRFNGQYSSLALVTSWLFIQHSMIYFFHHYELPAILQQIRIQEMLLQTPQLGPGTPTALPDDLNNNSGSPAAPDPGPPLALGPSSSSSPAGGASGPGSLGAAASVSGSDLGWVAETAAIISDASFLSGLSASLLERRPAAPSTPDNAHPDPGVPQEDALAPAGS